A stretch of Arctopsyche grandis isolate Sample6627 chromosome 9, ASM5162203v2, whole genome shotgun sequence DNA encodes these proteins:
- the cib gene encoding thymosin beta cib isoform X3, protein MACPISPSLKDLPKVGDDLKSQLESFNFECLKDVDTNEKNVLPSAQDVAQERLHSDILKGVETFQPATLKRTDTQEKIVLPKAEDVAAEKSQKTLIAGIEAFDATRLKHTETQEKNPLPDKDAIEQEKEQQNIINGIENFDQKKLKHTETCEKNTLPTKDIIDQEKTA, encoded by the exons ATGGCCTGCCCAATTAGCCCGTCTCTGAAAGACTTACCAAAGGTCGGAGACGATCTGAAAAGTCAATTGGAAAGTTTCAATTTCGAATGTTTGAAAGATGTAGACACCAACGAGAAGAACGTCTTGCCATCAGCTCAAG ATGTTGCACAGGAAAGACTTCACTCTGATATTCTGAAAGGTGTAGAAACTTTCCAACCTGCTACTTTAAAAAGGACAGATACCCAAGAGAAGATAGTTCTCCCGAAAGCAGAAG ACGTAGCTGCTGAGAAGTCTCAGAAAACCTTAATCGCCGGTATCGAAGCTTTCGATGCTACCCGTCTGAAACATACGGAGACTCAGGAAAAGAACCCACTGCCTGATAAAGACG CTATCGAACAAGAGAAAGaacaacaaaatattattaatggaaTAGAAAACTTCGATCAAAAGAAATTGAAGCACACAGAGACGTGCGAGAAGAACACCTTGCCAACAAAGGACATCATCGACCAAGAGAAGACCGCGTAA
- the smp-30 gene encoding senescence marker protein-30 — protein sequence MSVKVEQVTEPVLLGEGPHWDAELQCLYYVSIFDHSIHKYVPATGKETRAVLPDNTGFMVPIAKTTDQFAVGVGRKVLLIKWNGENNAKVEILSEIAEVDSEPGYNTNRLNDGKADPKGRLYGGTMGKEDPPGSFQMNKGSLFIFDKSGAHKKVDKVSISNGLCWDVDKNIMYYIDSLEHSVRAYDYNFRSGELTNQRFVMDFKKHNLEGVPDGMTIDTNGNLWIACFDGSKVIKVDPNTGNILQKVAIPALQVTSVAFGGRNLDELYVTSASMNIKSEQKPPCGAVFKVTGLGVKGYAGDSCVL from the exons aTGAGTGTAAAAGTGGAGCAAGTCACCGAACCCGTTCTTTTGGGTGAAGGTCCCCATTGGGACGCCGAATTgcaatgtttatattatgtcAGCATCTTCGATCACTCCATTCACAAGTATGTTCCGGCGACCGGTAAAGAAACTAGGGCCGTTCTAC CTGATAACACCGGATTTATGGTACCGATAGCGAAAACTACTGATCAATTCGCAGTCGGAGTCGGTCGCAAAGTTCTTCTTATCAAATGGAACGGCGAGAACAATGCTAAAGTTGAAATTCTCTCGGAGATTGCGGAAGTTGATAGCGAACCAGGCTACAACACAAACCGTCTCAACGATGGAAAAGCTGATCCTAAGGGTAGATTATATGGAG GTACAATGGGAAAAGAAGATCCTCCAGGAAGCTTTCAAATGAACAAAGGATCGCTCTTCATCTTTGACAAAAGCGGAGCTCACAAAAAAGTTGATAAAGTGAGCATATCGAACGGTTTGTGCTGGGACGTCGACAAAAACATCATGTACTACATCGACAGCCTGGAGCATTCTGTCCGCGCGTACGACTACAACTTCAGAAGTGGCGAATTGACAAACCAAAGATTCGTGATGGACTTCAAAAAACACAATTTGGAAGGCGTGCCCGACGGGATGACCATCGATACGAACGGCAACTTGTGGATTGCGTGCTTCGACGGGTCAAAGGTCATCAAAGTAGATCCCAACACGGGTAACATCCTCCAGAAGGTAGCCATACCGGCGCTGCAGGTGACCTCGGTAGCTTTCGGCGGACGAAACCTGGACGAGTTGTACGTGACATCGGCCAGTATGAATATCAAAAGCGAACAGAAACCACCGTGCGGAGCCGTATTTAAAGTTACAGGCCTTGGAGTCAAAGGATACGCCGGAGACTCTTGTGtcttataa
- the LOC143916764 gene encoding uncharacterized protein LOC143916764 isoform X2: MTPESLMKSWQASKHRMDVHSWLYEIGFYRKHIARDSSCLYRAVSEGLFSNQRMHATVRRQCAYYLTLTNNKMKLPIKCSIKDYADHILNSRSFGGFNEIVLLSHFYKRNFVIIDSRDGPTLKSFYNYQNTIYIFHQMNVEHFDILLPFDYIKKSSFCQAIAYQILYKGVFSISNIEYTTDKILECNTNYNDNKMLKIESKEKKDGDDCQNGHMNSNSVSDISKKMYQFPYKVARGLSPHVYKNIEFDVWVEMKREEEMSLNYHDGLTLQVGVKCLCKIKPDQVNPYVCYIQAMKQDGPCLVYVEELGEKRTVHFDQLKPLPASEAKPWYTNNKKGGAKTIRKFNIKRKKTSSVPDIPKLTSKTKTFFKSEDSKLTDGVKDSNNNSLTSDSGVFSASTCSTLEWDGGNVDKGVLNNVQTLEKFTRVDYYTFKPHLVEYVTMPYTVETNGRDNSGLNRQNSQFNFPPTTVATSCSNSCVPYVQPATNGTDVNNSTYTSSASTPAATPASIPSGNGCVMYNGNGCSPAYAPYTYVMPPMGVPLIRPHSPFPVQYSTRPPFTPIGVNYAVQRSINNNGSDLPYNDVQTLRFFFNLGIDYMQSGGMSWSYPPPPAPPTTPINNNGYYYQTTPNQLAQELQNVAIDDSPANSTQQDLNNKNNSQYHNNNPHKPNKFNEYKGSRGGYRGFRRNDTIEERTPRSNANFNRGGYNNVQKRNNARNETNGTSVENQDKNKNQDNQNQDSEHGNGESATTPNFPYIPYPPPSLYRFPYYPGEVDGSVMSNYPANYMFGSSDENSMPPPEGGYMPPPGSMPPSQYMTYISPPPPYYYSPSNGSNFLPPNFQQPPSAENQPLNKN, encoded by the exons ATGACGCCGGAGAGTCTGATGAAGTCATGGCAGGCCAGCAAACATCGCATGGACGTCCACTCGTGGCTGTACGAGATCGGTTTCTATCGGAAACATATTGCGCGAGATTCGAGTTGTCTTTACCGAGCCGTCTCCGAGGGTCTGTTCTCGAACCAACGCATGCACGCGACAGTCCGCCGACAATGTGCCTATTATCTGACTCTGACGAACAACAAGATGAAATTG CCGATTAAATGTTCGATCAAGGATTATGCCGATCATATATTAAATTCAAGATCATTTGGAGGGTTTAATGAGATCGTCTTGCTGAGCCACTTTTAtaa gcGCAATTTTGTGATAATAGATAGCCGCGATGGTCCTACGTTAAAATCTTTCTACAATTAccaaaatactatttatattttccatcaAATGAACGTAGAACACTTCGATATTTTACTGccatttgattacattaaaaagAGTTCATTTTGTCAAG CAATAGCATATCAAATATTGTATAAGGGTGTGTTCTCCATATCAAATATAGAATATACCACTGATAAGATATTAGAATGTAACACTAACTACAATGATAATAAGATGCTTAAGATAGAATCCAAAGAGAAGAAAGACGGTGACGATTGTCAGAATGGTCACATGAATTCTAACAGCGTTTCAGACATATCTAAAAAGATGTACCAGTTTCCGTACAAGGTAGCCAGAGGTCTCTCTCCTCATGTTTACAAGAATATAGAATTCGACGTGTGGGTGGAAATGAAACGAG AAGAGGAAATGTCTTTAAATTATCACGACGGCTTGACGCTGCAAGTGGGCGTCAAATGTCTGTGCAAAATCAAGCCCGATCAGGTGAATCCGTACGTTTGCTACATACAAGCGATGAAACAGGACGGACCTTGTCTCGTTTACGTCGAGGAGCTGGGCGAGAAGCGAACGGTCCATTTCGATCAATTGAAACCGCTGCCGGCCAGCGAAGCTAAGCCTTGGTACACCAATAATAAGAAAG GTGGTGCTAAGACGATTCGAAAATTCAACATAAAACGTAAGAAGACCTCGAGCGTTCCGGACATACCCAAATTAACGAGCAAGACCAAGACGTTTTTCAAGAGCGAAGACTCTAAACTGACCGATGGCGTCAAAGATTCGAATAATAACAGTCTCACTTCTGATTCAGGAGTATTTTCCGCATCCACATGCTCCACTTTAGAATGGGACGGTGGGAACGTCGATAAGGGAGTGTTGAATAATGTTCAGACTTTGGAAAAGTTCACAAGAGTGGATTATTACACATTTAAGCCGCATTTG GTGGAGTATGTAACCATGCCATATACGGTAGAAACCAATGGACGCGACAATTCCGGATTGAATCGTCAAAATTCGCAGTTTAATTTTCCTCCGACTACTGTCGCCACATCTTGTAGCAACTCTTGCGTGCCTTACGTACAGCCT GCAACAAACGGTACGGATGTTAACAATTCCACGTACACCTCGAGTGCTTCTACTCCGGCAGCCACGCCTGCCTCCATACCGTCTGGTAACGGTT GTGTGATGTATAATGGCAACGGTTGCAGTCCAGCGTATGCTCCGTACACGTATGTGATGCCACCGATGGGAGTCCCATTGATCAGGCCCCATTCTCCGTTTCCCGTGCAGTACTCGACGCGTCCTCCGTTCACGCCGATCGGTGTTAATTATGCTGTTCAACGTTCGATAAACAACAACGGATCTGATCTGCCGTATAATG ATGTTCAGACGTTGCGATTCTTTTTCAATCTCGGAATTGATTATATGCAGAGCGGCGGTATGAGTTGGTCGTATCCTCCGCCTCCTGCACCACCGACGACACCTATCAATAATAACGGATACTATTACCAAACTACTCCCAATCAGTTGGCTcag GAATTGCAGAATGTCGCAATAGATGATTCTCCAGCAAACTCGACGCAGCAAGATTTGAACAATAAGAATAATTCTCAATATCATAACAATAATCCGCATAAGCCGAATAAATTCAACGAATACAAGGGTAGCCGTGGAGGATACAGAGGATTCCGACGCAACGATACTATTGAGGAAAGAACCCCAAGGAGCAACGCCAATTTTAATCGAGGTGGATACAATAATGTTCAAAAAAGAAACAACGCCCGCAATGAAACAAACGGTACGTCTGTAGAAAACCAGGATAAGAATAAAAACCAGGACAATCAGAATCAAGACTCGGAACATGGCAATGGGGAGTCGGCAACAACACCAAACTTTCCGTATATTCCGTATCCGCCTCCGTCGCTGTACAGATTCCCATATTATCCCGGCGAAGTGGACGGGTCGGTGATGTCCAACTATCCTGCGAACTACATGTTCGGATCGTCTGATGAGAACTCCATGCCGCCGCCAGAAGGAGGGTACATGCCTCCACCGGGATCCATGCCGCCTTCGCAATACATGACTTACATTTCGCCGCCTCCTCCGTACTATTACTCGCCGTCGAACGGATCCAACTTTCTGCCGCCAAACTTCCAGCAGCCGCCGTCTGCCGAAAATCAACCGTTGAATAAGAATTGA
- the LOC143916764 gene encoding uncharacterized protein LOC143916764 isoform X1, protein MTPESLMKSWQASKHRMDVHSWLYEIGFYRKHIARDSSCLYRAVSEGLFSNQRMHATVRRQCAYYLTLTNNKMKLPIKCSIKDYADHILNSRSFGGFNEIVLLSHFYKRNFVIIDSRDGPTLKSFYNYQNTIYIFHQMNVEHFDILLPFDYIKKSSFCQAIAYQILYKGVFSISNIEYTTDKILECNTNYNDNKMLKIESKEKKDGDDCQNGHMNSNSVSDISKKMYQFPYKVARGLSPHVYKNIEFDVWVEMKREEEMSLNYHDGLTLQVGVKCLCKIKPDQVNPYVCYIQAMKQDGPCLVYVEELGEKRTVHFDQLKPLPASEAKPWYTNNKKGGAKTIRKFNIKRKKTSSVPDIPKLTSKTKTFFKSEDSKLTDGVKDSNNNSLTSDSGVFSASTCSTLEWDGGNVDKGVLNNVQTLEKFTRVDYYTFKPHLVEYVTMPYTVETNGRDNSGLNRQNSQFNFPPTTVATSCSNSCVPYVQPATNGTDVNNSTYTSSASTPAATPASIPSGNGSGVMYNGNGCSPAYAPYTYVMPPMGVPLIRPHSPFPVQYSTRPPFTPIGVNYAVQRSINNNGSDLPYNDVQTLRFFFNLGIDYMQSGGMSWSYPPPPAPPTTPINNNGYYYQTTPNQLAQELQNVAIDDSPANSTQQDLNNKNNSQYHNNNPHKPNKFNEYKGSRGGYRGFRRNDTIEERTPRSNANFNRGGYNNVQKRNNARNETNGTSVENQDKNKNQDNQNQDSEHGNGESATTPNFPYIPYPPPSLYRFPYYPGEVDGSVMSNYPANYMFGSSDENSMPPPEGGYMPPPGSMPPSQYMTYISPPPPYYYSPSNGSNFLPPNFQQPPSAENQPLNKN, encoded by the exons ATGACGCCGGAGAGTCTGATGAAGTCATGGCAGGCCAGCAAACATCGCATGGACGTCCACTCGTGGCTGTACGAGATCGGTTTCTATCGGAAACATATTGCGCGAGATTCGAGTTGTCTTTACCGAGCCGTCTCCGAGGGTCTGTTCTCGAACCAACGCATGCACGCGACAGTCCGCCGACAATGTGCCTATTATCTGACTCTGACGAACAACAAGATGAAATTG CCGATTAAATGTTCGATCAAGGATTATGCCGATCATATATTAAATTCAAGATCATTTGGAGGGTTTAATGAGATCGTCTTGCTGAGCCACTTTTAtaa gcGCAATTTTGTGATAATAGATAGCCGCGATGGTCCTACGTTAAAATCTTTCTACAATTAccaaaatactatttatattttccatcaAATGAACGTAGAACACTTCGATATTTTACTGccatttgattacattaaaaagAGTTCATTTTGTCAAG CAATAGCATATCAAATATTGTATAAGGGTGTGTTCTCCATATCAAATATAGAATATACCACTGATAAGATATTAGAATGTAACACTAACTACAATGATAATAAGATGCTTAAGATAGAATCCAAAGAGAAGAAAGACGGTGACGATTGTCAGAATGGTCACATGAATTCTAACAGCGTTTCAGACATATCTAAAAAGATGTACCAGTTTCCGTACAAGGTAGCCAGAGGTCTCTCTCCTCATGTTTACAAGAATATAGAATTCGACGTGTGGGTGGAAATGAAACGAG AAGAGGAAATGTCTTTAAATTATCACGACGGCTTGACGCTGCAAGTGGGCGTCAAATGTCTGTGCAAAATCAAGCCCGATCAGGTGAATCCGTACGTTTGCTACATACAAGCGATGAAACAGGACGGACCTTGTCTCGTTTACGTCGAGGAGCTGGGCGAGAAGCGAACGGTCCATTTCGATCAATTGAAACCGCTGCCGGCCAGCGAAGCTAAGCCTTGGTACACCAATAATAAGAAAG GTGGTGCTAAGACGATTCGAAAATTCAACATAAAACGTAAGAAGACCTCGAGCGTTCCGGACATACCCAAATTAACGAGCAAGACCAAGACGTTTTTCAAGAGCGAAGACTCTAAACTGACCGATGGCGTCAAAGATTCGAATAATAACAGTCTCACTTCTGATTCAGGAGTATTTTCCGCATCCACATGCTCCACTTTAGAATGGGACGGTGGGAACGTCGATAAGGGAGTGTTGAATAATGTTCAGACTTTGGAAAAGTTCACAAGAGTGGATTATTACACATTTAAGCCGCATTTG GTGGAGTATGTAACCATGCCATATACGGTAGAAACCAATGGACGCGACAATTCCGGATTGAATCGTCAAAATTCGCAGTTTAATTTTCCTCCGACTACTGTCGCCACATCTTGTAGCAACTCTTGCGTGCCTTACGTACAGCCT GCAACAAACGGTACGGATGTTAACAATTCCACGTACACCTCGAGTGCTTCTACTCCGGCAGCCACGCCTGCCTCCATACCGTCTGGTAACGGTT CAGGTGTGATGTATAATGGCAACGGTTGCAGTCCAGCGTATGCTCCGTACACGTATGTGATGCCACCGATGGGAGTCCCATTGATCAGGCCCCATTCTCCGTTTCCCGTGCAGTACTCGACGCGTCCTCCGTTCACGCCGATCGGTGTTAATTATGCTGTTCAACGTTCGATAAACAACAACGGATCTGATCTGCCGTATAATG ATGTTCAGACGTTGCGATTCTTTTTCAATCTCGGAATTGATTATATGCAGAGCGGCGGTATGAGTTGGTCGTATCCTCCGCCTCCTGCACCACCGACGACACCTATCAATAATAACGGATACTATTACCAAACTACTCCCAATCAGTTGGCTcag GAATTGCAGAATGTCGCAATAGATGATTCTCCAGCAAACTCGACGCAGCAAGATTTGAACAATAAGAATAATTCTCAATATCATAACAATAATCCGCATAAGCCGAATAAATTCAACGAATACAAGGGTAGCCGTGGAGGATACAGAGGATTCCGACGCAACGATACTATTGAGGAAAGAACCCCAAGGAGCAACGCCAATTTTAATCGAGGTGGATACAATAATGTTCAAAAAAGAAACAACGCCCGCAATGAAACAAACGGTACGTCTGTAGAAAACCAGGATAAGAATAAAAACCAGGACAATCAGAATCAAGACTCGGAACATGGCAATGGGGAGTCGGCAACAACACCAAACTTTCCGTATATTCCGTATCCGCCTCCGTCGCTGTACAGATTCCCATATTATCCCGGCGAAGTGGACGGGTCGGTGATGTCCAACTATCCTGCGAACTACATGTTCGGATCGTCTGATGAGAACTCCATGCCGCCGCCAGAAGGAGGGTACATGCCTCCACCGGGATCCATGCCGCCTTCGCAATACATGACTTACATTTCGCCGCCTCCTCCGTACTATTACTCGCCGTCGAACGGATCCAACTTTCTGCCGCCAAACTTCCAGCAGCCGCCGTCTGCCGAAAATCAACCGTTGAATAAGAATTGA
- the cib gene encoding thymosin beta cib isoform X4, which produces MACPISPSLKDLPKVGDDLKSQLESFNFECLKDVDTNEKNVLPSAQDVAAEKSQKTLIAGIEAFDATRLKHTETQEKNPLPDKDAIEQEKEQQNIINGIENFDQKKLKHTETCEKNTLPTKDIIDQEKTA; this is translated from the exons ATGGCCTGCCCAATTAGCCCGTCTCTGAAAGACTTACCAAAGGTCGGAGACGATCTGAAAAGTCAATTGGAAAGTTTCAATTTCGAATGTTTGAAAGATGTAGACACCAACGAGAAGAACGTCTTGCCATCAGCTCAAG ACGTAGCTGCTGAGAAGTCTCAGAAAACCTTAATCGCCGGTATCGAAGCTTTCGATGCTACCCGTCTGAAACATACGGAGACTCAGGAAAAGAACCCACTGCCTGATAAAGACG CTATCGAACAAGAGAAAGaacaacaaaatattattaatggaaTAGAAAACTTCGATCAAAAGAAATTGAAGCACACAGAGACGTGCGAGAAGAACACCTTGCCAACAAAGGACATCATCGACCAAGAGAAGACCGCGTAA
- the cib gene encoding thymosin beta cib isoform X1, whose protein sequence is MACPISPSLKDLPKVGDDLKSQLESFNFECLKDVDTNEKNVLPSAQDVAQERLHSDILKGVETFQPATLKRTDTQEKIVLPKAEDVAAEKSQKTLIAGIEAFDATRLKHTETQEKNPLPDKDVVAAEKIHQSLLTGVEHFDKTTMKHTTTEEKNPLPPVEAIEQEKEQQNIINGIENFDQKKLKHTETCEKNTLPTKDIIDQEKTA, encoded by the exons ATGGCCTGCCCAATTAGCCCGTCTCTGAAAGACTTACCAAAGGTCGGAGACGATCTGAAAAGTCAATTGGAAAGTTTCAATTTCGAATGTTTGAAAGATGTAGACACCAACGAGAAGAACGTCTTGCCATCAGCTCAAG ATGTTGCACAGGAAAGACTTCACTCTGATATTCTGAAAGGTGTAGAAACTTTCCAACCTGCTACTTTAAAAAGGACAGATACCCAAGAGAAGATAGTTCTCCCGAAAGCAGAAG ACGTAGCTGCTGAGAAGTCTCAGAAAACCTTAATCGCCGGTATCGAAGCTTTCGATGCTACCCGTCTGAAACATACGGAGACTCAGGAAAAGAACCCACTGCCTGATAAAGACG TTGTTGCGGCTGAAAAGATACACCAAAGTTTATTGACGGGAGTTGAGCATTTTGATAAAACAACGATGAAACATACAACGACCGAAGAAAAGAATCCATTACCTCCCGTAGAAG CTATCGAACAAGAGAAAGaacaacaaaatattattaatggaaTAGAAAACTTCGATCAAAAGAAATTGAAGCACACAGAGACGTGCGAGAAGAACACCTTGCCAACAAAGGACATCATCGACCAAGAGAAGACCGCGTAA
- the cib gene encoding thymosin beta cib isoform X2, producing MACPISPSLKDLPKVGDDLKSQLESFNFECLKDVDTNEKNVLPSAQDVAAEKSQKTLIAGIEAFDATRLKHTETQEKNPLPDKDVVAAEKIHQSLLTGVEHFDKTTMKHTTTEEKNPLPPVEAIEQEKEQQNIINGIENFDQKKLKHTETCEKNTLPTKDIIDQEKTA from the exons ATGGCCTGCCCAATTAGCCCGTCTCTGAAAGACTTACCAAAGGTCGGAGACGATCTGAAAAGTCAATTGGAAAGTTTCAATTTCGAATGTTTGAAAGATGTAGACACCAACGAGAAGAACGTCTTGCCATCAGCTCAAG ACGTAGCTGCTGAGAAGTCTCAGAAAACCTTAATCGCCGGTATCGAAGCTTTCGATGCTACCCGTCTGAAACATACGGAGACTCAGGAAAAGAACCCACTGCCTGATAAAGACG TTGTTGCGGCTGAAAAGATACACCAAAGTTTATTGACGGGAGTTGAGCATTTTGATAAAACAACGATGAAACATACAACGACCGAAGAAAAGAATCCATTACCTCCCGTAGAAG CTATCGAACAAGAGAAAGaacaacaaaatattattaatggaaTAGAAAACTTCGATCAAAAGAAATTGAAGCACACAGAGACGTGCGAGAAGAACACCTTGCCAACAAAGGACATCATCGACCAAGAGAAGACCGCGTAA